One Archangium lipolyticum DNA window includes the following coding sequences:
- a CDS encoding DUF6607 family protein, whose translation MPPSASPSSPHQKRPWRVLALSTLTLTLACASRPGVPAGSEERPVSSACDPERDRAAILQMAGNYRVGFAFDETVGFSEGYTLHAPYRANATEWVEVLEDTPRRISLQHVLMAERDGKRSTLKHWRQDWTFEDTTLLEFRGHRTWERRVLAPHEVTCTWSQAVYEVDDGPRYEGYGRWTHAHGVSAWQSEESWRPLPRREYTKRSDYDVLVTTNRHALTPTGWVHEQDSLKVVLGPKPHALAREHGLNVYTRQPADTASTEASTAWKQTQGFWSEVRDGWRTLFQSHPRFTLRDKVDGKPRYEHLFELEETAAPERRERIRTTLESFLETAVSTSAAPAGE comes from the coding sequence ATGCCGCCGTCCGCCTCCCCTTCGTCGCCGCACCAGAAAAGGCCCTGGCGAGTCCTCGCCCTGTCCACGCTGACGTTGACGCTGGCCTGTGCTTCACGGCCCGGAGTCCCCGCCGGGAGCGAGGAGCGCCCCGTGTCCTCCGCGTGCGACCCGGAGCGGGACCGGGCCGCCATCCTCCAGATGGCGGGCAACTACCGGGTCGGGTTCGCCTTCGACGAAACGGTGGGATTCAGCGAGGGCTACACGCTTCATGCGCCCTACCGCGCGAACGCGACGGAGTGGGTGGAGGTGTTGGAGGACACGCCCCGGCGGATATCGCTCCAACATGTCCTGATGGCGGAGCGGGACGGCAAGCGCTCGACCCTGAAGCACTGGCGGCAGGATTGGACCTTCGAGGACACCACGCTGCTGGAGTTTCGCGGGCATCGGACGTGGGAGCGCCGTGTTCTGGCGCCTCACGAGGTGACGTGCACGTGGAGTCAGGCCGTGTACGAAGTGGACGATGGGCCCCGGTACGAGGGCTACGGGCGATGGACCCACGCCCACGGTGTCTCCGCCTGGCAGTCCGAGGAGTCGTGGCGTCCCCTGCCCCGCCGCGAGTACACGAAGCGCAGTGACTATGACGTGCTCGTCACCACCAACCGGCATGCCCTGACGCCCACGGGATGGGTGCATGAGCAGGACAGCCTCAAGGTGGTGCTCGGCCCCAAGCCGCATGCGCTGGCACGGGAGCACGGGCTCAATGTCTACACACGCCAGCCGGCCGACACGGCCTCCACCGAGGCGAGCACCGCCTGGAAGCAGACGCAGGGCTTCTGGAGCGAGGTCCGTGACGGGTGGCGGACCCTCTTCCAATCCCACCCGCGCTTCACCCTGCGGGACAAAGTCGATGGCAAGCCACGCTACGAGCACCTCTTCGAGCTCGAGGAGACGGCGGCCCCCGAGCGGCGTGAGCGGATCCGCACGACGCTCGAGAGCTTCCTCGAAACCGCGGTGAGTACCAGCGCGGCTCCCGCTGGCGAGTAG
- a CDS encoding DUF952 domain-containing protein, whose protein sequence is MSSPIYTLVSGADWRAAKTIGAYCGSADDTRDGFLHLSTAEQVRESARKHRSGERDLWLVAVDPAALGSALRWEPASGGRRPGLFPHLYGPLPMSAVLSEVSLPLGEDGQHVFPHEVP, encoded by the coding sequence ATGAGCTCCCCCATCTATACGCTCGTCAGCGGCGCCGACTGGCGGGCCGCCAAGACGATTGGCGCCTATTGCGGCTCGGCCGACGACACGCGCGACGGCTTCCTGCACCTGTCCACGGCCGAGCAGGTACGTGAAAGCGCGCGCAAGCACCGCTCGGGGGAACGTGACCTGTGGCTGGTGGCCGTCGACCCGGCGGCACTCGGCTCCGCGCTGCGTTGGGAGCCGGCCTCGGGGGGACGCCGCCCGGGACTGTTCCCGCACCTGTACGGCCCACTGCCCATGTCGGCCGTGTTGTCGGAGGTTTCGCTGCCGTTGGGCGAAGACGGGCAGCATGTCTTCCCCCACGAGGTGCCGTGA
- a CDS encoding cytochrome P450 gives MELLNRFDFFNPEVMRNPYPYFAEMREKAPLHYDAKMQAHVLTRYEDVSYVLKNPALFSSAMVRIAGRLQKENSKDLELGEVDSLLTTDPPVHTRLRGKVNRSFTPKQINALEPRVRELSRALVAEMTAGPEFEFMSGLASPLPVTIIAEMLGVDISRRRDFKRWSDSIANSGNATLQSGKTPEDVVRNAKEMLAYMTEVAEARRREPRGDLISLLVQENEGQEALTPEEVNSFAILLLLAGNETTTNLLGNALTALIRHPEEYEWLRRDPSLAACAAVAEETLRYDSPVVTVVRRTTQEVELSGGKVPADTTLFALVSAANRDPRKFPNPERFDPRRDTAGLMSFGHGIHFCLGAPLARLEAPVALQELMARTPRLGFSPRQPEHIDYGASFALRGPRALWLQKN, from the coding sequence ATGGAACTGTTGAACCGCTTCGACTTCTTCAACCCAGAGGTGATGCGCAACCCCTATCCCTACTTCGCCGAGATGCGCGAGAAGGCGCCCCTGCACTACGACGCGAAGATGCAGGCCCACGTCCTCACCCGCTACGAGGACGTGTCGTACGTCTTGAAGAACCCCGCCCTGTTCTCCTCGGCGATGGTCCGCATCGCCGGCAGGCTCCAGAAGGAGAACAGCAAGGACCTGGAGCTGGGCGAGGTGGACAGCCTGCTCACCACGGATCCGCCCGTGCACACGCGCCTGCGCGGCAAGGTCAACCGCTCCTTCACCCCCAAGCAGATCAATGCCCTGGAGCCGCGCGTGCGCGAGCTGTCGCGCGCGCTCGTCGCGGAGATGACGGCCGGCCCCGAGTTCGAGTTCATGAGCGGCCTGGCCTCTCCCCTGCCCGTCACCATCATCGCGGAGATGCTGGGCGTGGACATCTCCCGCCGCCGCGACTTCAAGCGCTGGAGCGACTCGATCGCCAACTCCGGCAACGCCACCCTCCAGTCGGGCAAGACGCCCGAGGACGTGGTGCGCAACGCCAAGGAGATGCTCGCGTACATGACGGAAGTGGCCGAGGCGCGCCGCCGCGAGCCCCGGGGCGACCTCATCTCCCTGCTCGTGCAGGAGAACGAGGGCCAGGAGGCCCTGACGCCCGAGGAGGTCAACTCCTTCGCCATCCTGCTGCTGCTGGCCGGCAACGAGACCACCACCAACCTGCTGGGCAACGCGCTCACCGCCCTCATCCGCCACCCGGAGGAGTATGAGTGGCTGCGGCGCGACCCCTCGCTCGCCGCCTGCGCCGCCGTGGCCGAGGAGACGCTGCGCTACGACTCGCCCGTGGTGACGGTCGTGCGCCGCACCACCCAGGAGGTGGAACTGAGCGGGGGCAAGGTGCCCGCGGACACCACGCTGTTCGCCCTGGTGTCGGCCGCCAACCGCGATCCGCGCAAGTTCCCCAACCCGGAGCGCTTCGATCCGCGGCGCGACACCGCCGGCCTGATGTCCTTCGGGCACGGCATCCACTTCTGCCTCGGTGCTCCGCTCGCGCGCCTGGAGGCCCCCGTGGCCCTGCAGGAGCTGATGGCACGCACCCCCCGTCTGGGCTTCTCGCCGCGCCAGCCCGAGCACATCGACTACGGCGCCTCGTTCGCCCTGCGCGGCCCCCGCGCCCTCTGGCTCCAGAAGAACTGA
- a CDS encoding chondroitinase-B domain-containing protein — MTTLALLLLPLPTVAAVKNVSTVAQLQSALASARAGDEIVLADGTYAVNVNLSCAAEGTATQPITVRAANRYAARIQFNAPEGFKVSGRYWTFDGLTIEGVCPQDDNCEHAFHVTGHAENFVLRNSRIRDFNAQLKVNAVRNGSGVYEMPHRGLVERNEIYDTHARSTSKPVNKINIDTGDDWVVRDNDVHDFSKKGGISYGAFMKSGGKRGVFERNRVLCVKDYPGGDTRIGLSFGGGGTGNAFCAPAFDANVPCDPEHTDGIIRNNVIANCSDVGIYLNKAANTKVLFNTIISTTGVDFRFASSTGEAHGNVLSSVVRTRDSGRFNAGTNVMNVASGTWTTWYQSPLSGDLRLKGNVSQLIGAAEARATVTDDFCARPRPSGGAYTLGALEHSLGDCGAGTGADAGTASDGGTSTDAGTGDGQTDAGTSPGDHPLPGNGDGDGQGSTGGGCNASPGLTAGFLFILLPLSAASRRRWRRAHPSAER, encoded by the coding sequence ATGACCACCCTTGCCTTGCTCCTCCTGCCACTGCCCACCGTGGCCGCGGTGAAGAACGTCTCGACGGTTGCCCAGTTGCAATCCGCGCTCGCCTCGGCGCGGGCGGGCGATGAAATCGTCCTCGCGGATGGCACGTATGCGGTGAACGTCAACCTGAGCTGCGCGGCGGAGGGCACCGCCACCCAGCCCATCACCGTGCGTGCCGCGAACCGGTACGCGGCACGCATCCAGTTCAACGCGCCCGAGGGCTTCAAGGTGTCGGGCCGGTACTGGACCTTCGACGGCCTGACCATCGAGGGTGTCTGCCCCCAGGACGACAATTGCGAGCACGCGTTCCATGTCACGGGCCACGCGGAGAACTTCGTGCTTCGCAACAGCCGCATCCGCGACTTCAACGCGCAGCTCAAGGTGAACGCGGTGCGGAACGGCAGTGGCGTCTATGAGATGCCCCACCGCGGCCTCGTGGAACGCAACGAGATCTACGACACGCACGCGCGCTCGACCTCCAAACCCGTCAACAAGATCAACATCGACACCGGTGACGACTGGGTGGTCCGCGACAACGACGTGCACGACTTCTCCAAGAAGGGCGGCATCTCCTACGGCGCCTTCATGAAGAGCGGTGGCAAGCGGGGCGTCTTCGAGCGCAACCGCGTCCTCTGCGTGAAGGACTACCCGGGCGGAGACACGCGCATCGGCCTGTCCTTCGGCGGCGGAGGAACGGGCAATGCGTTCTGTGCGCCCGCCTTCGATGCGAACGTCCCCTGCGACCCCGAGCACACGGACGGAATCATCCGCAACAACGTCATCGCCAACTGCTCGGACGTTGGCATCTACCTGAACAAGGCCGCCAACACGAAGGTGCTGTTCAACACGATCATCTCCACCACGGGCGTGGACTTCCGCTTCGCCTCCTCCACCGGAGAGGCTCACGGCAACGTGCTGTCCTCGGTGGTTCGCACTCGTGACAGCGGCAGATTCAATGCCGGCACGAACGTGATGAACGTGGCCTCGGGCACCTGGACCACCTGGTACCAGTCGCCCCTGAGTGGAGACCTGCGACTCAAGGGCAACGTGTCGCAGCTCATTGGAGCCGCCGAGGCGCGGGCCACGGTGACAGATGACTTCTGTGCCCGCCCTCGTCCCTCGGGAGGGGCCTATACGCTTGGCGCGCTCGAGCACTCGCTGGGAGACTGCGGCGCGGGGACCGGCGCGGACGCGGGAACGGCCTCGGATGGGGGCACCTCCACGGATGCGGGGACCGGCGATGGCCAGACCGACGCCGGCACCAGCCCGGGCGACCACCCCCTCCCAGGCAACGGCGATGGGGATGGGCAGGGCTCCACGGGCGGGGGCTGCAACGCCAGCCCGGGTCTCACGGCCGGGTTCCTGTTCATCCTGTTGCCGTTGTCCGCCGCATCACGTCGGCGCTGGCGGCGAGCGCATCCGTCGGCGGAGCGCTGA